From Merismopedia glauca CCAP 1448/3, a single genomic window includes:
- a CDS encoding TVP38/TMEM64 family protein, which yields MRIWYQVENPPISKKPFFVTQLWKFLRRYYPLLFLVGIVLVFWFTPLRQLLNKDFLTDELQKWGFWAVPIFVLTYIIVTVLGLPITAHTLAGGVLFGIVWGTIWSTIGATLGAIAAFCLVRYWLQNWAMANFGSHKLLANLNQAVDSRPFNLTLALRFAPIAPFNLINFLLGLTTIDLKVYSLATLIGVIPGTIAYTWLGITGTDALQGKDKLNFAIALLFFTFISLLPFLMKRRGKRESGIGN from the coding sequence TTTGAGGCGGTATTACCCATTACTCTTTCTAGTAGGGATAGTTCTAGTTTTCTGGTTCACGCCCTTGCGTCAACTGTTAAATAAAGATTTTTTGACAGATGAACTCCAAAAATGGGGATTTTGGGCTGTACCTATCTTTGTTTTGACGTATATTATAGTGACGGTTTTGGGTTTACCAATTACAGCCCATACTTTGGCTGGAGGCGTGCTTTTTGGGATAGTTTGGGGCACGATTTGGTCTACAATTGGAGCAACATTAGGCGCGATCGCGGCTTTTTGTTTAGTGCGTTATTGGTTGCAAAATTGGGCGATGGCTAATTTTGGCAGTCACAAGCTCTTGGCTAATCTGAATCAAGCTGTCGATAGTCGCCCTTTTAACCTAACTTTAGCCCTTCGATTCGCTCCAATTGCTCCTTTTAATCTTATTAACTTCCTGTTGGGTTTAACTACTATCGATCTCAAGGTTTATAGCCTAGCTACCCTGATTGGAGTTATTCCTGGAACGATCGCATATACTTGGTTGGGAATTACAGGTACTGATGCACTCCAAGGAAAGGATAAACTGAATTTTGCGATCGCTTTGCTGTTTTTTACCTTCATCTCACTTTTGCCATTTTTGATGAAACGAAGAGGGAAGAGGGAATCGGGAATCGGGAATTAA
- a CDS encoding valine--tRNA ligase — translation MTENIPNLPTQYEPQATEAKWQKYWEANQVFKANPDKGGEAFSMVIPPPNVTGSLHMGHALGQTIMDIIVRYHRMNGKNTLWVPGMDHASIAVHVMLERELQKEGKTRQDLSREEFLKRAWEWKENSGGAIVHQIRRLGLSVDWSRERFTMDEGLSKAVITAFVSLYEDGLIYRGNYLVNWCPASQSAVSDLEVDNRKVKGNLWHFRYPLADGSGYVQVATTRPETMLGDTAVAVNPKDPRYESLIGKTVNLPIVNRQIPIIADEFVDPAFGTGCVKVTPAHDPNDFEMGKRHQLPFINVMNKDGTMNEVAGEFAGQDRFVARKNVVQKLESEGFLVKIEDYEHSVPYSDRGKVPIEPLLSTQWFVKVEPLAKTALECLDGGNSPQFVPQRWTKVYRDWLVKLKDWCISRQLWWGHQIPAWYAVSETGGEITDSTPFVVAGSEAEALEKLLPQFGTNVKMLRDPDVLDTWFSSGLWPFSTLGWPENTKDLDFYYPTGTLVTGFDIIFFWVARMTMMAGYFTKTMPFKDVYIHGLVLDENGEKMSKTKGNGIDPLLMMDKYGTDALRYSLVRDVAGAGQDIRFQYNRDTDESVAVQASRNFTNKLWNASRFVMMNLDGKSPSALGKPETGLTLSDRWILSRYHQVILQTRQQIEVYGLGEAAKGLYEFVWGDFCDSYIELVKSRLAKDAEAGSRLVAQQTIAHVLEGILKLLHPFVPHITEEIWHTLTQTGEEATLALQSYPEVDSKAIAPQLEQQFELLFETIRSIRNLRAEADVKPNVKAAIILQTQSETEREILIAGEIYIQDLGKVDSLQVTSALETEPEQTLASVVGTVQVLLPLTGVVDVAALRSKLEKKLAKVENDMKITSGKLNNPNFVNKAAAEVVQATRDSLAELEKQAEILRDRLRQLS, via the coding sequence ATGACCGAAAATATCCCTAACCTCCCCACTCAGTACGAACCCCAAGCGACAGAAGCGAAATGGCAGAAATATTGGGAAGCGAACCAAGTATTTAAAGCTAATCCCGACAAAGGTGGCGAAGCTTTTTCGATGGTGATTCCTCCTCCCAACGTCACCGGAAGTCTGCACATGGGACACGCCTTGGGACAGACGATTATGGATATTATCGTCCGTTATCATCGCATGAATGGGAAAAATACCTTGTGGGTTCCAGGAATGGATCACGCCAGCATCGCAGTTCATGTGATGCTAGAGAGAGAACTGCAAAAAGAGGGGAAAACTCGTCAAGATTTGAGTCGCGAGGAATTCCTCAAACGCGCTTGGGAGTGGAAAGAAAATTCTGGGGGTGCGATAGTTCATCAAATCCGGCGTTTGGGTTTATCGGTAGATTGGTCGCGGGAACGCTTTACGATGGATGAGGGGCTGTCTAAGGCTGTTATTACGGCTTTTGTTAGTCTATATGAAGATGGTTTGATTTATCGGGGCAATTATTTAGTTAATTGGTGTCCTGCATCCCAATCGGCGGTGTCGGATTTGGAGGTCGATAATCGCAAGGTTAAAGGGAATTTGTGGCATTTCCGCTATCCGTTGGCTGATGGTTCCGGTTACGTCCAAGTAGCTACTACTCGTCCTGAAACTATGTTAGGGGATACAGCAGTTGCGGTGAATCCCAAAGATCCTCGCTACGAAAGTTTGATTGGAAAAACGGTTAATTTACCAATAGTCAACCGACAAATTCCAATTATTGCCGATGAGTTCGTAGATCCTGCATTTGGAACTGGTTGCGTTAAGGTTACTCCGGCTCATGACCCCAATGACTTTGAAATGGGAAAACGTCACCAATTACCTTTCATCAATGTGATGAATAAAGATGGGACGATGAATGAAGTCGCTGGAGAGTTTGCGGGACAAGATAGATTTGTAGCGCGCAAAAATGTGGTGCAAAAACTGGAATCAGAAGGGTTTTTAGTCAAAATAGAAGACTACGAGCATAGTGTACCATACAGCGATCGCGGTAAGGTTCCCATTGAGCCTCTGTTATCGACTCAGTGGTTTGTCAAAGTGGAACCTTTGGCGAAAACAGCTTTAGAATGTTTGGATGGTGGCAATTCACCGCAATTTGTCCCCCAACGCTGGACTAAGGTTTATCGGGATTGGTTAGTCAAGCTGAAGGATTGGTGTATCTCTCGTCAACTGTGGTGGGGACATCAAATTCCGGCTTGGTATGCAGTCAGCGAGACGGGTGGAGAGATTACCGATAGTACCCCGTTTGTGGTAGCTGGTAGTGAAGCGGAGGCACTAGAGAAACTCTTACCACAATTTGGCACAAATGTCAAGATGCTCCGAGATCCAGATGTCCTCGATACCTGGTTTTCTTCGGGATTGTGGCCCTTTTCTACATTGGGATGGCCGGAAAATACAAAAGACCTAGATTTTTACTATCCTACAGGCACTCTAGTCACTGGTTTTGATATTATCTTCTTCTGGGTAGCGCGGATGACGATGATGGCTGGGTATTTTACGAAAACTATGCCATTCAAAGATGTCTACATCCACGGCTTAGTATTGGATGAAAATGGGGAAAAGATGTCTAAAACTAAGGGGAATGGCATCGATCCTCTGTTAATGATGGATAAATACGGTACAGATGCTCTGAGATACAGTTTAGTACGGGATGTGGCTGGTGCGGGTCAAGATATCCGCTTCCAGTATAATCGGGATACTGACGAATCTGTAGCGGTGCAAGCCAGTCGCAATTTTACTAACAAGTTGTGGAATGCCTCTAGGTTTGTGATGATGAACCTAGATGGGAAAAGTCCATCAGCCTTGGGTAAACCGGAAACTGGGTTAACCTTGAGCGATCGCTGGATTCTTTCACGCTATCATCAAGTAATCTTGCAAACCCGTCAGCAAATTGAAGTCTATGGGTTAGGGGAAGCCGCGAAGGGATTATATGAGTTCGTCTGGGGAGACTTTTGCGATTCGTATATCGAACTCGTTAAATCTCGCTTAGCTAAGGATGCAGAAGCTGGTTCTCGCCTAGTGGCGCAGCAAACTATAGCTCATGTTTTAGAAGGAATTTTGAAGCTATTACATCCTTTTGTGCCCCACATCACCGAAGAGATTTGGCATACCCTGACTCAAACCGGAGAAGAAGCCACACTAGCATTGCAATCCTATCCTGAAGTAGATAGTAAGGCGATCGCTCCCCAATTAGAACAGCAGTTTGAACTCCTATTTGAAACCATCCGCAGCATCCGCAACCTGCGCGCTGAAGCTGATGTGAAACCCAACGTCAAAGCTGCCATAATTCTGCAAACCCAAAGCGAAACCGAACGAGAAATCTTGATTGCTGGCGAAATCTACATCCAAGACTTAGGGAAAGTCGATTCTCTCCAAGTGACAAGCGCCTTAGAAACCGAACCAGAACAAACCTTGGCTAGTGTGGTGGGAACAGTTCAGGTTTTACTACCTTTAACTGGGGTAGTAGATGTGGCTGCTTTGCGGAGTAAATTAGAGAAAAAGCTGGCTAAAGTTGAAAATGATATGAAAATTACCTCAGGCAAGTTGAATAACCCCAACTTTGTCAATAAAGCCGCCGCCGAAGTAGTTCAAGCCACCAGAGATAGTTTAGCCGAACTTGAAAAACAAGCAGAAATCTTGCGCGATCGCTTACGCCAATTGAGTTAA